TTCGTGCGTACCAAATTAAAAGAATATGATTATCAAGAAGTAAAAGGTCCGTTTATGATGGATCGCGTTCTTTGGGAGCGTACAGGTCACTGGCAAAATTACGGCGATTTAATGTTTACCACGTCATCAGAAAACCGTGAATATTGCGTAAAACCGATGAACTGCCCGGGTCACGTGCAAATCTTCAATCAAGGCTTAAAATCGTATCGTGATTTACCATTGCGTATGGCAGAATTTGGTTCTTGTCACCGTAACGAGCCATCAGGTTCATTACACGGCTTAATGCGTGTGCGTGGCTTTACTCAAGATGATGCCCATATTTTCTGTATGGAAGACCAAGTTGAAAGCGAAGTAACAAGCTGTATCAAAATGGTTTACGACATTTACAGCACCTTTGGCTTTAATGAAATTGAAGTGAAACTTTCTACTCGTCCTGAAAGCCGTATCGGTTCTGACGAAATGTGGGATCACGCAGAAACAGGCTTAGCAGCAGCATTAAAAACCAATGGTTTAAGCTATGAAATTCAAGAAGGTGAAGGGGCATTCTACGGTCCTAAAATTGAGTTTACCTTACACGATTGTTTAGGTCGTGAATGGCAATGTGGTACGATCCAGTTAGACTTCGCGTTACCAGGTCGCTTAAATGCGTCTTATGTTGCAGAAGACAGCGAACGTAAAACACCGGTTATGATCCACCGTGCGATTTTAGGCTCATTAGAACGCTTCATCGGTATCATTACCGAAGAATATGCTGGTTTCTTCCCAGCGTGGTTAGCACCAACACAAGCGGTCGTGTTAAATATCACAGACAGCCAAGCGGATTACGTTCACTCTGTGGTGAAACAGTTATCTGACGCAGGCTTACGTGTGAAATCTGATTTACGTAATGAAAAAATCGGGTTTAAAATCCGCGAACATACCTTACGTCGCGTGCCTTATATGCTAGTTTGTGGCGATAAAGAAATTGCCGAAGGCAAAGTGGCAGTGCGTACCCGTAAAGGTAAGGATTTAGGCTCAATCAAAGTTGAAGAATTTATACAAATGCTAAAAACACAAGTTCGTAGCCGTGAGTTAAAATTATTTGAAGAAGAATAGTTTTAACATCAATGATTTCAAGGGGCTTTTAGCCCCTTTTATTATAATTAAAAATATTTAGTCTCTAGTTTTTATATCAAAAATAAATTTATTTATTCTGTCTTTAAGAGCATATAACTCTCTTCTTAAACGAACTAAAAGAGTACGTTCTTTCCTACCTTTATCTACCGGAATGTTACTATCCAAAGATAAATCAGGCTCTAAACAATAGGGTGTAATTGCTAAATGTTTAATATTATTTTCCCAATATCTATCCATTGTAATATCAACATCAAAAATCCATTCTTGAGTATAATCTAACAATTTTTTTGCTGTATTAGGAGTAATATAATAACCTGTTGTATTACTCCAGCCTTTATAAAACTGTCTTATCTCATTTGAAGTTTTATCAATTTTAGTAACAAAATCACTTTTTTGTGAACGTTTCGATGGAGATGGTGGACTCAACCACAAAAATTCAAACTGATTCTGTTTTGAATTTAAAAAAGAATATACATCACAGAATGTTTGATGAAGAATAGCATCATCCTCTAAAATAATTATAGGACGATCTAATTTCATACATTCTTCCCAAAGTAAATAGTGGCTAGCAAAACAGCCTAGCTGTCCTAATGTGCTTTTGTTACCTTTGTATCGAAAACGTTTTTCAGCATTATGTTTATTAAATAAATAAAAATTGGGATTTTCTTTTCCATTGATGGCATTAAAATATTGGAAAGTTATTTTTTGAGGAAGTTTTTCAAATTGTTGCTGAATAATATGACGTCTTTCTATTGATTTTTCTAGGTTAATAACAAAAACGTCTATTTTATGTTGATCGGTTGTCATTTATGTTCCTTTTAGTATGATTCTATAAAACTTAATCTAGACAAAGATACTAAAAGTTAGTGCTGAAATCCAGTAATTCTTGTAA
This DNA window, taken from Phocoenobacter uteri, encodes the following:
- the thrS gene encoding threonine--tRNA ligase is translated as MPVITLPDGSTREFENAVSVLEVAQSIGSGLAKATIAGRVNGVRRDACDLIEQDSKLEIITAKDEDGLEIIRHSCAHLLGHAIKQLYPNVKMAIGPTIDNGFYYDVDLEHSLTLEDLEKIEKRMLELAKTNYEVIKKVGSWQDAYDAFEARGESYKLEILTENIDKCDTPALYHHQEYIDMCRGPHVPNMKFCQHFKLQKVAGAYWRGNSDNKMLQRIYGTAWADKKQLSAYLKRLEEAAKRDHRKIGKALDLYHMQEEAPGMVFWHNDGWTIFRELETFVRTKLKEYDYQEVKGPFMMDRVLWERTGHWQNYGDLMFTTSSENREYCVKPMNCPGHVQIFNQGLKSYRDLPLRMAEFGSCHRNEPSGSLHGLMRVRGFTQDDAHIFCMEDQVESEVTSCIKMVYDIYSTFGFNEIEVKLSTRPESRIGSDEMWDHAETGLAAALKTNGLSYEIQEGEGAFYGPKIEFTLHDCLGREWQCGTIQLDFALPGRLNASYVAEDSERKTPVMIHRAILGSLERFIGIITEEYAGFFPAWLAPTQAVVLNITDSQADYVHSVVKQLSDAGLRVKSDLRNEKIGFKIREHTLRRVPYMLVCGDKEIAEGKVAVRTRKGKDLGSIKVEEFIQMLKTQVRSRELKLFEEE
- a CDS encoding glycosyltransferase family 25 protein yields the protein MTTDQHKIDVFVINLEKSIERRHIIQQQFEKLPQKITFQYFNAINGKENPNFYLFNKHNAEKRFRYKGNKSTLGQLGCFASHYLLWEECMKLDRPIIILEDDAILHQTFCDVYSFLNSKQNQFEFLWLSPPSPSKRSQKSDFVTKIDKTSNEIRQFYKGWSNTTGYYITPNTAKKLLDYTQEWIFDVDITMDRYWENNIKHLAITPYCLEPDLSLDSNIPVDKGRKERTLLVRLRRELYALKDRINKFIFDIKTRD